The window CGTAAGCATAGTTATTTCTAAAAGCGGTTGTGTTGAGAAGCAGCAGAAATAGAAATAAACTCAGAAATACGCAAATCCCCAGAAAAATCCTGGTGGCTTTATGTGGAAGGGGTGGTTTTGACTTTTGTAATTCCATGTTGCGTTTTTTCCCAGTAGAAGGGTTTTGAGAAAAGTTGCCATAAAGCTTTGTAGGCGGCTAAGGAATGAAAGAATAACCAGTAAAAGGGGTTTATTAAACTGTAGGGCATGAGATGATGGAGTTTTCGCCTGAAGACTGCGATCATGTTAAGATATACACCAAGGAAGTTTCCACCCAGTAAGTTAAAAAGTCCCCAGTAGACAATTATAGGTGGTAAGAATGGATCAAAGATCTTAGTCTGAGTACATATCCAGTAGATGAAAACACTCCATACAATGGGAACTGATAGAAACATAAGTGGGGTGCCTGTCACAAAGAGTTGGAAACTCATCCATTTTGTAAATCCCAGGGTTTTGAGCATACGAAGGGGGTGTCTGTTATAAACCAGGGATGTTTGCATGTAACCTTTGATCCATCTGGATCTTTGTCGTATCCAGTTCCAGTAGCGAGAATTGGCTTCTTCGTATGTCGTTGAGTTAATTACTCCGACGGTCATCCCGTGAGCAGTTGCTCGGATGCCTAGATCTGCATCTTCCGTGACATTAAAAGGATCCCATCCCCCAAGAAGTCTTAAATATTCTACCTTGAAGTGATTGCTTGTTCCCCCTAAAGGTATTGGAAGTTTCAAACGATCGAGCCCCGGAAGAAGATAATCAAACCAGTAGGAGTACTCCAGCGTAAACATACGTGTTATGAAGTTTTCCGTAGCGTTAAAGTAATTTAGAGCAGCTTGAATACATATACAGGATGGGTCGTTCTTGGAAAATCCAACAATGGCTTTTTTTAGCTGATCTGGATCCGGTATGTCTTCTGCATCGTAAATGGTAAGATAGGTCCCTCGAGCGAAAAACAACCCATAATTGCAGGCTTTAGGTTTTGTTTTGGGAATGGCGTGAGGAATTATAAGAAATCGCCAGTTACCGGGGGGTTTTGCTTTCTTTGCCGCTTCCAGAGTAGCTTTGTCGTCTTCTTCCAGGAGAAGGATGATGTCTAGTTTGTTTGGGGGGTAGTCCATCGCCTTTAGGGCTTTTACAAGATGTCCTATAACCTCTGGCTCTTTGTAAACAGGCACAAGGATTGTGTAAACAGGTAGATTTTCGTCTTTTAGACTTTCTACCTCTTCTTTACTTACCGGCTCTGATATTTCATGTTTTGCCCCCACCAGGCTGAGGACGGTTTTGAACAATATAAGAACAGAAAAGGTTGTCTGTATTATTCCGAATATAGAAGCTACGAGTGATTTAATATCTAAGTAACACCATATGAGAACCAGATACAGGAAAATCCCCATAGCAATTACTTGGTTGCGACTAAAAACCTTTATGGCAGATTCTTCAGGATTTCTATAAAAAAGGCCGTATATAGCCAGATCCGCCAGCTCGGTGTTCCATATGTGTTGAACCAGTCTGGTAAAATCCAGATCTGTTATTAACCACGGAACTATTTTTCTGACGTCTAATTTATCCTTGATTATGTTAAGCGCTTCATCAAATTTTTCACCCGGATAATCCGTTAAGATAACAACTTCATCGGGCAGCGTCTTGAAGAAAGGTATTATGTGATATTGTATTGCTTCGGAAGAATCTAATTGCTTTATGAGACTTTTATCGGCTCTTTCGTCAAATTCTTGTGTTGTAAAGTTCCAGAAAGGCATTCTGTAATGTTCTGCTAAAGCCTGGAAAAGCTCCAGGCGTGTTATCCAGCCGAGAGTCAGCAAAATCCATCCCAGCCGTCCTCCCCGCTCTTTCTGGATATTAAGAGCTTCAGTGAGTTGGTCCTCTGTTATGAGACCCCGTTTCAGTAGAATCTGTCCTACGGGTTCATGTGTTGAGGACGGCTTAGTATGAGACCCAGAATGAGCCGTAAAGCCCGCCTCCTGCACCTGTATCTTCTCCCCATGCATGAGAATATGCTGTAACTACAAAGGAAAGATGAGAAGAAAGTCTGAAACGACCGGATACAGAAAGTTTCAAAAGTTTGTAGTCGGGCGTAAGAGTAATATTCTCGCCTATGTATTTGGTTGATCCGTTACCAAGACCCCAGTGAAGTTCGGCTCCCCCTATGAGTTGCAAAAAATCCAGGACGTCATAACCTGCACTGAGCTTCGCTCGAATTTGGTCCGATGGATAGCCAATGTAAAATCTGGGTCCTCCTGCCAGATCAATGAAGCCGTATCGATCTAAGAAGCGAAAGGAAGTTCCGTATTGAAGAAGCCCTTCCAAAGCATATCTTCCATACCCAAGCCTTGGGTTATCTTCAATATCATAACCCAGAGGAACCACAACCATTAGCTGGGACGAAACAACCTGAGTTCCATCAGTCCATAGAAGATGCCGCCACCCCGCTTCAAGGTCGGTTAGTCCGTCATTTGTGGCGGACTTGATTCCCTGATCGTCATCAAGCCAATCGTAGAATACGTTTAAAACCAGAGTATCAGTGGATGTTAAACCATACTCTAGATACGGATTGAGTTCCACCTTAGTAAAGGTTCCTCCACGCTTTCTTTCATTTCCATTACTGTCGAAGTAATGATTTGTCTTATAGTAGTAAAGTATCGTAGAGAAGAAGAAGCTTCCTTTTGGTTGTAACCATGCACCAGCCCATACGTTGCAAGAAAATACCCATATGACAAGAAACATACAAAAACCGATGCTAATCTTACGCCACTTCACTTTAATTCTCCTTGTTAAAGTTTAGGTAAGTTTTCTGTAAACATACCAGAGGAACAGAAACAGCAAAACACCCAAAATTAAGAAGCCATAAACCCTGTACTTAGTCCAGTAGTAGGAAATGCCTTTTTTGCCTGGCATGACAACCTGCATCTTTTCACCGACTTCAAAATTTCTCCATTCTGACCCCGAACAATTTCCGTCGAAACATATAGAACTTACTTGTGTCCACACGGCAACATTGGCACTTCCTTCCATGCGTAGCCCCTTCAAGAATTCTGTCGGTGATATTGAATTTGCTATCGAATCAGATATTGAGAGCATCCCCACGATTGTCTTATTTTTCCCTCGAAAGACCTGCCACACACCCACGTTATCGTTTGTGTTTACATCAAGGATTGTTTGCCCGGTTTGGGGATTTTTAATCAGGAATTGCTCGGAAGTATTTACAAGAGGATCGAAAATGGCCGTTTGAGATGCCTTAAGAACAGCTATTGTAAAGGGAGTTACTGAATTTTCAGAGAAATTGTCCAGTGTTATGGCTCTAACGAATAAAGGTTTTTGCCTTAGTTTTCCAAGTTTTTCCGTTAGTTCCATAGCTAGATTAACGAAGTTAGAGCTTGATTCTCCAAGAATCATCAAGCCTTCTCCAGAAAGAAGTCCCGGGAATGTGTCGAAATTTTCTTGAACGAAAGATGTTCCTATTACTGTGAAAAATGAATCCGGAGAGACGGATACCTCCATATCGGGAAAGCTTCCTTTGCATTCTCCTCGGTTGGTAAAGTAGGAAAAAGTAACGTCCAAGGTATTTCTCGTTTGTAAAAACCTCGATGGGAGCTCAAAAGAAAAGCTCTCTTCTTTTGATTCCCCCGAAGTAATAAGCTTCGAAGCCACAAGAACTCCATTAAGCCTTACTTTTATGAAGGCTCTGTCTTCTTTAGCAATAGGTGTATGATGGTAAATAATCGTCACCATTACTCTCGACGGAAAGTTGCCAAAAGAAGCTATGGAAAATGGGATGGAAAATTGCAAATCCCCAATGCCACGAAGAATAGGGGGAATTATTCCCAGATCAGAAAATTTAATTTCTTTTTCTGGCGCGGTTTTGTCTTTTTCATCTTGTAAGACCTGAACCTTATTCCAGTTAGAAAGAGACATGGAAGGAGAACTGAAATTCCTGGCCATAGTAGAAAGTCCCTGCGGAGAAATCACAATATCTCTTCCTATTATTTTTGCGTCCTCTGCGCCTTCTTTCAGGATGATGTTGGGACTTTTCAGTGAGTAACCACCGGAAGTAAACATACTATCAGTTCTGTAAGAGTGGATAGCTCCAATGAGAGATGCGAAGTTGAACAGTCCCGTTAGTTCCTCATGTTTAATTTGTCCTGATGGTAGAAACAGGTTTAATCTTTCGAGAGGATTTTTTAAAGCATCGTAAAAACTACCGATAACGGGGTAATAAAGTATCTCGAAGAAGCTGGTTGGTTCCAGAATGATCCATGCGTTACCCGTTTGATCATCAACGCATTTGTCGCCTGTGATGGTTATAGAAGTGGTAAGAGTTATATCCAGAAAGTCTCCTATATTGGCATTGTCAATTTCGGGGAAATCAACGATCAGGGGAGACTTGAATGTCTGATCTAAAGCCACAACCTTGATGGGTCTGTTTTCAACATAGACGGTAAGCGTTGACGGTTTTTGAAAAATACCTTGCGGAAAGGTTATGTAGAAAACCCCCTTTGAGTTTTTCAATGACATATTCTGAGTCCAGGGAATGTGAATTCTTGTCGTTCCCTGAATGCCTCGAATCTGAATGGGAAGACGGTATCCCAAGTCGGCAAGCGTCATACTTTTAGCTACCGGAATAAAAACAGCGTCGCTTGGATATGAGTCAAGCTGTTGTGGTGTTGCCGAATCGTCTAATTTCTTGAGTTCCCCCAGAGCATTTTCCATGATTTTTTGATCATCAAAAATCCCAAAGAATAGCAAGTCCTTAGAAGAAACTTTTTTAGGTTTCCACAGTCCATATATATAAAGTGCTTTGTTTATCGTTTCTGAATTTACTCTGATAGTCCACACATTTCTATGTTCTGGAGCTTCGGCAAATGCGTTTAATGTCACAAGAAAGAGCAACAATAAACCGCATATTCTTATTTTTTGCACAGTTCTTACCTCCGATGCAGACATTCTTGCCATCGTTTGATCTGCCAAAGTATCATGAATCAAATTTTATTTACGCTGTCTTAATTGACTTTTTACTATGAGTTTTCAACTGAGATATTTTAATAAAATCAAAAGAGAGATTTTCAGTCATGCGAAGTTAATCCTCCCCAATGGCTATTATGTCGAGATCCTTAACTATTGTGGAAATTCCTATTGACTGATGCCTGGTTTGTTCGGCTATAGCTGCTAATTCCTCGGACTTTGCAGCCACTTCTTGAGTTGTCAAATCGATTTGGATAACAGCTTCTCTGAGTTGCGCTATGCCCTGTGCCTGTTCATTAGAAGCAGTAGATATTTGATTAACTAATTCCACCGCATTACCCAGTTTATCAGACATGTGAGAAAAATTAGCATTAATTTCTTCAACAAACATTTTCCCATTTTTAGCTTTCTCGATCATAGCTTCAATTGTTTCTGATATGCTCTTTGCCGATTCAGCGGCGTTCATGGCAAGCTTTCTTACTTCGTCTGCGACAACGGCAAAACCAACTCCCGCATCTCCTGCTCTGGCAGCTTCTACGGCTGCGTTGAGAGCCAGCAAGTTAGTTTGAAAGGCAATTTTGTCAATAATCTTTATAACATCAGCAATCTTATCGCTTGCCTCATTTATGTCTGACATGTTCGTTGTAAGTTTGCGTATCTCTTTTTTGAAATTATCTACTATCAATTTTATTTCTTGCATTAACTTATCTGCATCTATGGCGTTAGAAGCGTTCTGTTTGGCCATAGAAGATATTTCCTCTAAGGATGCCGACATCTCTTCCAGCGCAGAAGCCTGATCAGTGGCTCCTTTTGAAAGCGAGCGACTGGAAGAAGAAAGCTCTTCGGCGTATTCGTTCAAACTTGAGGAATGTTGGTTCAAGTCTTTGGTTATTCGGATAATTGGGTTAATTATCATCCTTTTTAGGGCAAAACCTATTGCTGCAATAAGAATGAAAGCTAGTACTCCTGCAATAAG of the Thermodesulforhabdaceae bacterium genome contains:
- a CDS encoding cellulose biosynthesis cyclic di-GMP-binding regulatory protein BcsB, with product MARMSASEVRTVQKIRICGLLLLFLVTLNAFAEAPEHRNVWTIRVNSETINKALYIYGLWKPKKVSSKDLLFFGIFDDQKIMENALGELKKLDDSATPQQLDSYPSDAVFIPVAKSMTLADLGYRLPIQIRGIQGTTRIHIPWTQNMSLKNSKGVFYITFPQGIFQKPSTLTVYVENRPIKVVALDQTFKSPLIVDFPEIDNANIGDFLDITLTTSITITGDKCVDDQTGNAWIILEPTSFFEILYYPVIGSFYDALKNPLERLNLFLPSGQIKHEELTGLFNFASLIGAIHSYRTDSMFTSGGYSLKSPNIILKEGAEDAKIIGRDIVISPQGLSTMARNFSSPSMSLSNWNKVQVLQDEKDKTAPEKEIKFSDLGIIPPILRGIGDLQFSIPFSIASFGNFPSRVMVTIIYHHTPIAKEDRAFIKVRLNGVLVASKLITSGESKEESFSFELPSRFLQTRNTLDVTFSYFTNRGECKGSFPDMEVSVSPDSFFTVIGTSFVQENFDTFPGLLSGEGLMILGESSSNFVNLAMELTEKLGKLRQKPLFVRAITLDNFSENSVTPFTIAVLKASQTAIFDPLVNTSEQFLIKNPQTGQTILDVNTNDNVGVWQVFRGKNKTIVGMLSISDSIANSISPTEFLKGLRMEGSANVAVWTQVSSICFDGNCSGSEWRNFEVGEKMQVVMPGKKGISYYWTKYRVYGFLILGVLLFLFLWYVYRKLT
- a CDS encoding glycosyltransferase; translation: MQEAGFTAHSGSHTKPSSTHEPVGQILLKRGLITEDQLTEALNIQKERGGRLGWILLTLGWITRLELFQALAEHYRMPFWNFTTQEFDERADKSLIKQLDSSEAIQYHIIPFFKTLPDEVVILTDYPGEKFDEALNIIKDKLDVRKIVPWLITDLDFTRLVQHIWNTELADLAIYGLFYRNPEESAIKVFSRNQVIAMGIFLYLVLIWCYLDIKSLVASIFGIIQTTFSVLILFKTVLSLVGAKHEISEPVSKEEVESLKDENLPVYTILVPVYKEPEVIGHLVKALKAMDYPPNKLDIILLLEEDDKATLEAAKKAKPPGNWRFLIIPHAIPKTKPKACNYGLFFARGTYLTIYDAEDIPDPDQLKKAIVGFSKNDPSCICIQAALNYFNATENFITRMFTLEYSYWFDYLLPGLDRLKLPIPLGGTSNHFKVEYLRLLGGWDPFNVTEDADLGIRATAHGMTVGVINSTTYEEANSRYWNWIRQRSRWIKGYMQTSLVYNRHPLRMLKTLGFTKWMSFQLFVTGTPLMFLSVPIVWSVFIYWICTQTKIFDPFLPPIIVYWGLFNLLGGNFLGVYLNMIAVFRRKLHHLMPYSLINPFYWLFFHSLAAYKALWQLFSKPFYWEKTQHGITKVKTTPST